Below is a window of Thermodesulfobacteriota bacterium DNA.
TAAGCTTCTCAAGTAAGCCTTGTATATCTTCAAAGTAAAAAACGTTTTCTTTTTGGGCCTCAAAATAAGCGTCGTAAATCTTCTCACCGAACAAAAAAACACAGTCAAAGTTCATACTCTTTATGTGCCTTCCAAGCTCCCTGTGATAGTAAGATGAGTATTCTCCGAGTTCGTTCATGTCTCCGAGAACAAGAATCTTTTTTCCTTCGCACGGGAGTAAACTTAAGGTTTTTACGGCTTCGTACATGGAAGCAGGATTCGCATTGTAGGTATCATCAATAACGGTGTAGCCTCTCTTCGATCTTTTAGGACACATCCGCATAGGATAAGGTTCAAATTCTTCAACACCCTCTGCTATCTTATCTTGCCCTACGCCAAGGATGAAGGCGACTAAGGATGCAATAAGAACATTGTAAAGGTTATGGAAGCCTATGAGTCTAGTTTTAGTACGTATTTTTTCTCCCATAAAGTCTAACGTAACCTTATAGCCTTGCCAGCCCAAATCTTTTTCCACCGTCAAGGAAAAATGTCCAGGATTTTTTATTCCGAAATAGAGTGTCCGTTTTTTCTCATCTTTATAATTCGTCAGAAGCTTATCGTCTCTGTTTACGAGAATCGTTCCACCGTCTTTCGTGTATCTAAAAATGTCCAGTTTCTCGTTAAGGATCCCTTCTATACTACCTAAACCTTCAAGGTGAGCTGGGTTCACGTTCGTGATTACTGAGACATCAGGTTCTACTATCTCTGTGAGTGTTCTTATCTCACCCGGAAAATTTGTTCCTAATTCGAAAACCCCTACTTTTGGACTTTGCTTAATCGAGATAAGCTTCGAGCAAACACCGAAGATGTTATTGTAATTCTTCTCGTTAAATTCTATGGAGAAAGCCTTTTTAGTTATGTTCACAAGGATTTCCTTGGTTGTGGTCTTTCCACAGCTTCCTGTTATGGCGACAAATGTGGAATCCAAAAGCTTTCTTCTGAAACGGGCAATGTCAATAAAGGCTCTGTTTGTATCATGAACGGTAATTATTGTTCCTTCTGTGTCTTTAACCCTTGCTACCTTACTCTCTTCACAAAGCGTTCCTCCTCCTTTTTTCTCAATGGCATCTCTTATGAAATCGTGGCCGTCAAATCTTTTGCCTTTGAGAGGGATAAAGAGTTCGCCTTCCTTTATCGTTCTCGAATCAGTCGATATTCCTGGGAAAGATTCTTGTTTGAGTCTGTAGAGTTTTCCACCTGTTGCCGAAATGATGTCTTTATAGTACCACACGGAGGGCCTCCTCGATCACTTCTCTATCACTAAAATGGAGAACTTTATCCCCCACTATCTGGTAGTCTTCGTGACCTTTCCCTGCAACCAATAAGACATCTTCAGGGTTCATAAGTTTTACCGCCTCGTAAATGGCCTCTTTTCTGTCAACGATAATTTTATAGTTATCTTTTATAGCACCCTTCCTTATCTCTTCGATTATGAGCAATGGATCCTCACTTCTCGGGTTATCGGAAGTTATGATGGAAAAATCAGCAATGGTCGTCGCAATTCTTCCCATGATTGGCCTTTTTTCTTTATCCCTGTCACCTCCGCACCCGAACACAACTATAAGCCTTCCCTTTTTTAACTCCGATAGAGTTTCTAGAACCTCCTTTAGTGCATGAGGTGTATGAGCGTAGTCAACAAATATTTTATAGCCTTTAGAGTTTTTTATTCTTTCCAACCTCCCAGGCACACCTTGGAAAGCCTCAAGACCCCTTTCTATCTTCGTCCTTTCTATTCCAATAACCTTAAGAGCCAAAGATGCAGCAAGGATATTGTAAAGGTTAAACTTTCCGATAAGATTAGATGAGACTTTCAACTTTTCCTTTAAAACTGTGATTTCCGCCTCTATTCCTTCCAGCGTCTGCTCGTATCTCAAAACTTGAGTATGGGTGCCCCTTTTTAAGCCAAAAAAGTAGGTTTCTATTCCATTGCCTGTGATAAAATAGGAGACATTCGGGTCGTCACCATTTAAGATTGCAATCTTTCTTGGTTTTAGGCTTCTTTTCAAGTAGTAATTAAAGAGGAGAGCTTTTGCCTCTCTATAGTTTGAAAAACTTCCGTGGTAGTCTAAATGATCATGGGAAATGTTGGTAAACACACACACATCGAAGTGGACACCCTCAACCCGCTTCTGGTCAAGGGCATGCGAAGATACTTCCATTACCACATGGGTGATTTCGGCCTTCCTCATCTCGTTAAAAATGGTCTGAAGTTCAATTGCTCCGGGTGTTGTATTCTCCGATTTGAATATTCGATTGCCGTATCTATGAAATACGGTGCCTATGAGACCGGTTTTTATTGAGTCTGAAGAGAGGACATGATCTATTAGGAAAGCGGTTGTTGTCTTTCCATTCGTCCCTGTGATTCCTAAAACAAACATATTCTTTGTCGGCTCTTTAAAAAATCTCGATGCAATTTCTCCTATCGATCTCTCCACGTTTTTTACACGAACAAAACAAGGAACATTTACGTATCCGTCCATGTCCGTTATGATTACTTTTGCGCCGGAAGCTATTGCCTCGCCTAAATATGGCGCATTTTTCTTAGTGAGGAAGAAAAGGTAGCCCTCCCTTACAAGACGGGAGTCCTTCGATATTCCGTTTACCCATATGTCCTTAGAACCTATAACTTCTTCTATGTCCAGTTCGACGAGCAAATCTTTAAGTCTCATGGCCGATTGAGCGTCCCCCAAAGGACACATTCAGTCTCAGAAGTCACTTTTTCGTAAGGGAGCGGTCTTTGGTCTTGAACCTCTCCGAACCCGAAAACTTTTATCTTCGTGGTGTACTGGTTTATAAGATATATGGCCTCTCTTATCGGATAGCCTCTTAGGTCCGGCATTATCCAGTGCTTGGCCGATGAATTAGCCTCCTTTTTTTCGACGTGTCTTTCTTCTTCAGCCGAAAAAACGCTTGCGTATTTTTCATAAAGTTCAGCTATCTTCTCTTTTGTTATAAAGTACCCTTTTCCGAGAAGGATGTCTTCAGTATTCAAATTCTTTGGAACTTCAATCCCCTCTTTTTCCAGAAAGCGTAAAAGGTAAGTCTTTCCAAGAAGTTGGAAAAGACTTTTCAGACCCTCTTTGTCCTTATGCTCGATTATTTCTAAGGGCTTTTTACACGACATATTATCACCACTTTCGACCAAAATCAAATAGTCTTTGTCTATCTTTCCTTCGGATATCGCACAGAGAAGGAGGACCGATGCAAAACTGAAAGGGTTATCGCTAATTGAGTACGACAGGTGTCGGCTTTTATGGGTTTCAAGGATTTCGGCCGATGTTGGAGTCCTAAATTTTTCAGATTCTGTCCTTTTTAGTTCCATTTTCCTATGGACGTCAAAGCCCAAAACCGAATATATGAGAGTGACCGTTATGAAGACGAATAGGGCTCTCCTGTTCGTTTTCTTTTTCATCTAACAACGTAGACGTCTTCCTCTTTAGCCTTTTTTAATCCTAGTCTTTCCTGTGCAACAAGAGTCAGGAAACGTTCTCGAGTAATTGTGGCAATCTCTGTCCGTAACTGCTCGTTTTCGAAACTAAGATTCTTTTCGATTTCAAGTTTACTTATTAGCTCTCCTTTGAGTGAGCCACAAAAGCTATTAAGCAAAGAAAAGATCACGAAAAAAAGTGCTGACAACACCCAATAGATGAT
It encodes the following:
- a CDS encoding UDP-N-acetylmuramoyl-tripeptide--D-alanyl-D-alanine ligase — encoded protein: MWYYKDIISATGGKLYRLKQESFPGISTDSRTIKEGELFIPLKGKRFDGHDFIRDAIEKKGGGTLCEESKVARVKDTEGTIITVHDTNRAFIDIARFRRKLLDSTFVAITGSCGKTTTKEILVNITKKAFSIEFNEKNYNNIFGVCSKLISIKQSPKVGVFELGTNFPGEIRTLTEIVEPDVSVITNVNPAHLEGLGSIEGILNEKLDIFRYTKDGGTILVNRDDKLLTNYKDEKKRTLYFGIKNPGHFSLTVEKDLGWQGYKVTLDFMGEKIRTKTRLIGFHNLYNVLIASLVAFILGVGQDKIAEGVEEFEPYPMRMCPKRSKRGYTVIDDTYNANPASMYEAVKTLSLLPCEGKKILVLGDMNELGEYSSYYHRELGRHIKSMNFDCVFLFGEKIYDAYFEAQKENVFYFEDIQGLLEKLTSVLKEGDCVLIKGSRALNMDKIVEEII
- a CDS encoding UDP-N-acetylmuramoyl-L-alanyl-D-glutamate--2,6-diaminopimelate ligase codes for the protein MRLKDLLVELDIEEVIGSKDIWVNGISKDSRLVREGYLFFLTKKNAPYLGEAIASGAKVIITDMDGYVNVPCFVRVKNVERSIGEIASRFFKEPTKNMFVLGITGTNGKTTTAFLIDHVLSSDSIKTGLIGTVFHRYGNRIFKSENTTPGAIELQTIFNEMRKAEITHVVMEVSSHALDQKRVEGVHFDVCVFTNISHDHLDYHGSFSNYREAKALLFNYYLKRSLKPRKIAILNGDDPNVSYFITGNGIETYFFGLKRGTHTQVLRYEQTLEGIEAEITVLKEKLKVSSNLIGKFNLYNILAASLALKVIGIERTKIERGLEAFQGVPGRLERIKNSKGYKIFVDYAHTPHALKEVLETLSELKKGRLIVVFGCGGDRDKEKRPIMGRIATTIADFSIITSDNPRSEDPLLIIEEIRKGAIKDNYKIIVDRKEAIYEAVKLMNPEDVLLVAGKGHEDYQIVGDKVLHFSDREVIEEALRVVL